The Corynebacterium occultum sequence CCCACAGCCTGGATGTGCTGGCCAGTCCGCAGGCGCTCTACTCGGAACTGGTGGATCCGGTGGTGGTGCTCCAGATTGATGAGCCGCTGCTGCCCAAGATCAACGCCGGAAAGATCCTCGGCACCACCGAATTCGAGAATATTCCGGCGGTGGCTGAAAACGATATCGCTGAAAGGTTGAATCAGGTCATCGAGTCGGTTCGTGGTGGCGGGGTGTCCTCGGTGCTGTTGAACCAGACTGGTTATTCCCCGCTGTGGGAAGTGGCACGGGAATCTGGTGCCGACACCGTGCAGCTGAGCCTGGACCTCGTCCGCGGCAATGAACACCTCGACGGCTTCGGCCGTGCCATCAGCGAGGGCGTGCGCCTGGGGTTGGGCATCACCAACCCTGGTGACCAGGTCGATGAGCTGGGGGAGAAACCCCGCGCACTGGCGGTCCGGGTGGCGCGCTTCTTCGATGAGATCGGCCTGGATCGAGCCCTGCTCGGCTCGGCGGTGGACATTCACCCACGCGGTGGCATCACCACTGGCACGCTTAACGACGCCGCGGCAGCCTATCGGATGGCTCGGGTCGTCGCCGGAATGCTCGAGAGCGATGCCGGGGATCTCTAAACGGATCGGGCTGGGCCATCACCCAGGACCCGGAATGTCGCCAGCCCACCCACAAGTCCCAGGAGTGCGGCGGTGATCCACCACAGCCACACCGGAATGTTGGTGTTCCACATCGTGATCACCATCATGAAGAAGAAGCAGGTGAGGATCGCGGAGATGGCACTTGTCAAGGGCTTATCGGGTTTTCGCCAGAGTTTCCAGGCGGCATGACCGGCGGTGGCCAGGGCCAGCAGCGCGAGAAACCAGTTGATGATGAAAATCATCGCAACTCCTCCAGGAGTGCACGGCCGAGGTCGTCGACACGCGCGGTGGTGCTGGTAACCACGTAGGCGGCTGAGTTGTTTTCCGGGTCCAGGAGCAACATGGATGAGAAACCGCCGGTGCCACCGTTGTGCCATATGGTATTCGGATCATCATGAACCCAGGTGAATTCCGGGATGCCCTGATCCAGCAGATACTGGGCGAAGATCTCCATGTCCGCAGCGGTGCTCCGGAGGCCGCCGGCGGGGGCATAACCCTCATCATCCCAGGCGGCCATGGTTCGGCCGCGACTGTTGAAACCAAG is a genomic window containing:
- a CDS encoding uroporphyrinogen decarboxylase/cobalamine-independent methonine synthase family protein, which codes for MSAYGLGELPGTSVAEAADMILGETGDLVHLPQLPGRGLGSDAVGRTATLLEGIHVDRGPRSWIMSARPQIETRRSRDLVERDLEVCAEVWNMKANTIKVQVAGPWMLAAQIEMSNGHKVITDRGAMRDLTDSLIAGIRAHLAHVAHSLDVLASPQALYSELVDPVVVLQIDEPLLPKINAGKILGTTEFENIPAVAENDIAERLNQVIESVRGGGVSSVLLNQTGYSPLWEVARESGADTVQLSLDLVRGNEHLDGFGRAISEGVRLGLGITNPGDQVDELGEKPRALAVRVARFFDEIGLDRALLGSAVDIHPRGGITTGTLNDAAAAYRMARVVAGMLESDAGDL